One genomic region from Biomphalaria glabrata chromosome 7, xgBioGlab47.1, whole genome shotgun sequence encodes:
- the LOC106062106 gene encoding malonate--CoA ligase ACSF3, mitochondrial-like isoform X1, with protein sequence MATSSNLSRVTFFYETLFSLSKHCKRKYVCQNVRNFSSIRYTLPYQAGISIQECNVKSNSKCSVLFQPYLIQRWSSTRIQDDTSLPIFLKAEKHLSNTAVVDTEGSLSYADILHHSMCLAVNIVETYGAKDMKINGERIGLLTDNNATYVIGLYASWICNGIAVPLCFSHPVSEWEYFLKNSECSLLLVSDTFAEKISPLANQLGIKFLVLSRKNLTRDYEKNRWFQPDQASNPKKVKRMYETRKQRWFDRSEELVMKKPALIIYTSGTTGRPKGVILTHGNLSACVSGLIKSWGWTSKDTILHILPLYHLHGIANVLLTPLACGATCVIEPKFDAGRVWHMLTSPSIPHVDKHINLFMAVPTIYAKLLEYYENHLVKPRVSINSDFILTTLSNKIRLMVSGSSSLPQPISDKWEKVTGHRLLERYGMSEVCMALSCPLSGPRIPGSVGTPLPNVEVRIVKPNVYSSTGYDIIVQGNSQHSIVHQENEPGDLHVRGPSVCLGYWKNPEATTEAFTKDGWFKTGDTAKYLNGVYYIVGRTSVDVIKSGGYKISALEIERHLLAHPDVAECAVVGLPDLTWGQKVAAILVSKPGRKTLDLPTVRQWVSSYLPPYQLPSVVKWIESIPRNSLGKVNKKELVNLVFPELANKKW encoded by the exons ATGGCAACATCTTCCAATTTATCAagagtaacatttttttatgaaactttGTTCAGCCTTTCCAAACATTGTAAGAGGAAATATGTATGTCAGAATGTTAGGAACTTTTCAAGCATTCGATACACATTGCCTTATCAAGCTGGAATATCGATACAAGAGTGCAATGTCAAAAGCAATAGCAAATGTTCTGTATTATTTCAACCATATCTCATTCAGCGTTGGTCTTCTACTCGAATTCAAGATGATACCAGTCtgccaatttttttaaaagcagaaAAACATTTGAGCAACACTGCAGTTGTTGATACAGAAGGCTCTCTCTCCTATGCAGACATCTTACATCACAGTATGTGTTTGGCTGTCAACATTGTAGAAACTTATGGTGCTAAGGACATGAAAATAAATGGGGAGAGAATAGGGCTGCTGACAGATAACAATGCCACTTATGTCATTGGACTGTATGCTTCATGGATCTGCAATGGCATTGCAGTACCGCTGTGTTTTTCTCACCCAGTTTCAGAATGGGAGTATTTCCTCAAGAACTCTGAATGCTCTCTACTTCTTGTATCGGACACTTTTGCTGAAAAGATTTCACCTCTTGCAAATCAATTAGGGATAAAATTTCTTGTCTTGTCAAGAAAAAACCTTACCAGGGATTATGAGAAAAATAGATGGTTTCAACCTGATCAGGCTTCAAAcccaaa aaaagtaaaaagaatgtatgaaacaagaAAGCAAAGATGGTTTGATCGTTCAGAAGAGCTTGTTATGAAGAAACCTGCCTTAATTATCTATACTAGTGGGACCACTGGACGCCCAAAG ggTGTTATTTTAACTCATGGAAATCTATCAGCTTGTGTGTCTGGTTTGATTAAAAGCTGGGGGTGGACATCTAAAGATACAATTCTCCATATATTACCTCTGTATCATCTTCATGGGATAGCCAATGTTTTGCTCACCCCATTAGCTTGTGGTGCTACATGTGTCATAGAGCCAAAGTTTGATGCAGGGAGA GTCTGGCATATGCTGACGTCACCTAGTATACCACATGTAGACAAACATATAAATCTATTTATGGCAGTTCCTACAATATATGCCAAACTTTTAGAGTATTATGAAAATCACCTTGTCAAACCAAGAGTCAGCATTAattctgattttattttgacCACCTTGTCCAATAAGATCAG gcTTATGGTTAGTGGGTCATCATCTTTGCCTCAGCCTATCAGTGACAAGTGGGAAAAAGTAACTGGACATCGCTTATTAGAGAGGTATGGAATGTCTGAAGTATGCATGGCGCTCTCTTGCCCTCTTAGTGGACCAAGGATCCCAG GCTCTGTTGGTACACCTTTGCCTAATGTAGAAGTGCGCATTGTAAAACCCAACGTGTATTCATCAACTGGCTATGACATCATTGTACAAGGAAACTCCCAGCATTCTATTGTACATCAAG AGAATGAGCCTGGAGATTTGCATGTGCGAGGACCTTCAGTGTGCTTAGGATACTGGAAAAATCCTGAGGCGACTACAGAAGCATTTACCAAAGATGGATGGTTCAAGACTG GTGATACAGCTAAATATCTCAATGGTGTCTACTACATTGTTGGTCGAACCTCTGTGGATGTCATCAAGAGTGGAGGCTACAAGATAAGTGCCTTGGAAATCGAACGTCACTTGTTGGCCCATCCTGATGTAGCTGAGTGTGCAGTTGTGGGGCTTCCAGATTTAACATGGGGCCAgaag GTGGCTGCCATATTGGTTTCCAAGCCTGGAAGAAAGACTCTGGATTTACCCACTGTAAGACAATGGGTCAGCTCCTACTTACCACCATATCAGTTACCAAGTGTTGTGAAATGGATAGAGTCTATACCTAGAAATTCTTTAGGGAAAGTCAACAAAAAGGAACTTGTGAATCTAGTCTTTCCAGAGCTTGctaataaaaaatggtaa
- the LOC106062106 gene encoding malonate--CoA ligase ACSF3, mitochondrial-like isoform X2: MYETRKQRWFDRSEELVMKKPALIIYTSGTTGRPKGVILTHGNLSACVSGLIKSWGWTSKDTILHILPLYHLHGIANVLLTPLACGATCVIEPKFDAGRVWHMLTSPSIPHVDKHINLFMAVPTIYAKLLEYYENHLVKPRVSINSDFILTTLSNKIRLMVSGSSSLPQPISDKWEKVTGHRLLERYGMSEVCMALSCPLSGPRIPGSVGTPLPNVEVRIVKPNVYSSTGYDIIVQGNSQHSIVHQENEPGDLHVRGPSVCLGYWKNPEATTEAFTKDGWFKTGDTAKYLNGVYYIVGRTSVDVIKSGGYKISALEIERHLLAHPDVAECAVVGLPDLTWGQKVAAILVSKPGRKTLDLPTVRQWVSSYLPPYQLPSVVKWIESIPRNSLGKVNKKELVNLVFPELANKKW, from the exons atgtatgaaacaagaAAGCAAAGATGGTTTGATCGTTCAGAAGAGCTTGTTATGAAGAAACCTGCCTTAATTATCTATACTAGTGGGACCACTGGACGCCCAAAG ggTGTTATTTTAACTCATGGAAATCTATCAGCTTGTGTGTCTGGTTTGATTAAAAGCTGGGGGTGGACATCTAAAGATACAATTCTCCATATATTACCTCTGTATCATCTTCATGGGATAGCCAATGTTTTGCTCACCCCATTAGCTTGTGGTGCTACATGTGTCATAGAGCCAAAGTTTGATGCAGGGAGA GTCTGGCATATGCTGACGTCACCTAGTATACCACATGTAGACAAACATATAAATCTATTTATGGCAGTTCCTACAATATATGCCAAACTTTTAGAGTATTATGAAAATCACCTTGTCAAACCAAGAGTCAGCATTAattctgattttattttgacCACCTTGTCCAATAAGATCAG gcTTATGGTTAGTGGGTCATCATCTTTGCCTCAGCCTATCAGTGACAAGTGGGAAAAAGTAACTGGACATCGCTTATTAGAGAGGTATGGAATGTCTGAAGTATGCATGGCGCTCTCTTGCCCTCTTAGTGGACCAAGGATCCCAG GCTCTGTTGGTACACCTTTGCCTAATGTAGAAGTGCGCATTGTAAAACCCAACGTGTATTCATCAACTGGCTATGACATCATTGTACAAGGAAACTCCCAGCATTCTATTGTACATCAAG AGAATGAGCCTGGAGATTTGCATGTGCGAGGACCTTCAGTGTGCTTAGGATACTGGAAAAATCCTGAGGCGACTACAGAAGCATTTACCAAAGATGGATGGTTCAAGACTG GTGATACAGCTAAATATCTCAATGGTGTCTACTACATTGTTGGTCGAACCTCTGTGGATGTCATCAAGAGTGGAGGCTACAAGATAAGTGCCTTGGAAATCGAACGTCACTTGTTGGCCCATCCTGATGTAGCTGAGTGTGCAGTTGTGGGGCTTCCAGATTTAACATGGGGCCAgaag GTGGCTGCCATATTGGTTTCCAAGCCTGGAAGAAAGACTCTGGATTTACCCACTGTAAGACAATGGGTCAGCTCCTACTTACCACCATATCAGTTACCAAGTGTTGTGAAATGGATAGAGTCTATACCTAGAAATTCTTTAGGGAAAGTCAACAAAAAGGAACTTGTGAATCTAGTCTTTCCAGAGCTTGctaataaaaaatggtaa